In Erpetoichthys calabaricus chromosome 11, fErpCal1.3, whole genome shotgun sequence, the DNA window ggtataattaTGAAGAATTCCATTACTGCTACTGATTCAGCCCAAAACAGACACATCATGTCTCAGATTGATTGGTCAATTAAATTCTGTGaaattttaattacagtaatgAAACATTCTATTGATAAGGTTCTAAAGCAAACCTAAATCGGTCAAATAGTTTGATAACACTGTCTTAACGTGTAACTAAATTTCATATTCTACACTGCCTTAATTTAGAATTTAACGATTAATTGATTGGATGTATTTGTACGTCCTGTgattattcttgtttttgttacgTTTCCACTtatgtatgcattttaattttcccATGGTATTAATACAGTTTGTTTAACTAAGATCTAATCTTTACTATATGACATCCTCACACTGAACTGAACACAAATagataacattctcaagcctgctTGATGCAATTTAAGATCGCGTGGGCCCGCAGTCTGCCCCGGTGTACACCAGCAATATCAGGCACAAGGTAACAATTTGGAAATGGAGCCCTTTACCCGCAGCGCACGTTGCCGCACACAGCCAGTCAAATAGTCCTATTTTAAGCCACCGTACGTCTTTAGAAAGGACCATAAAGAATTGACATCGACAACAACCGAGGGCAGAATTCGAACTCGGGCCGTTTCTAAGTTTTCACTGTAACGGAGTTTTTAGCCTCATTTATGGATGTCTATGTATAAACGTGGATCTGGGCTTaatattaaaagaatgtaatgATGAAGTGTTTAAACCTGCCTAAGACCCGCCAAACCACCCCCCGGCCACCGTACCACTGTGAGGATGATGGATCAAAAAGGCAAGTTGCGTTAAACGGGCCCATGTTGCTTTTGGCACGAAGTCTTGATTGAAATGCGTTTCATAGTTTCGTATACTTAAAACTACTCCGTGTGTCTCTCTGACCGAACACCTATATATCTTCAAGGTAGGTTATGCAGTGTGCTTACAGTCACTGCAGATTGTAGATATATTTAATGTGACTTGAGTGTAAGTGAAACACGATTTGATACTCAATTACactgtaaagtgaaaataaacaCGCGCAAAGCTGGCTTCTTCAACATAGTATTGCTCACGACGTTATGCTGGGAGGTTTGCTCAGTGACAATTCATTACACGTGAAATCCTTTCGAGAAACACAATACTTAAAGCTATTCTTAGTTTGTTAATATTGTAAGTACATGtggttttaagattttttttgacTACAACAAATCAAAATGTCGTCGCCAATTGGCAAATGGACACGGCGCCTAGACGACCACGATGTAACAAACTGATGTGTGATTGGTTACTGTAGCAGTTAAAGGATTTGCACGTGCGCATTGTACGCCACAAGACACGCCCTTCTGCCTTTCTTTATAACAGCGAACAAAAGCAGTCCGTAATAGTGCACGAGGAGACACCGGCAAGGGTTTGTTAGAAAATGGAAAATCAACTCTGTAAATTGTTCATCGGTGGATTAAACATCAACACTACCGATGACGGACttcggaaacattttgaacagtatGGAACGCTCACCGACTGCGTGGTAGTTCAAAACCAGCAACTGAAACGTTCCCGCTGTTTCGGCTTTGTCAGTTATTCGACTCCAGCTGAAGCAGATGCAGCAATGGCGGCTCGTCCGCATGTGGTGGACGGTAATAATGTGGAGCTGAAGAGAGCCGTGGCGCGGGAAGACGCTGGAAAGCCAGAAGCCCTCGCAAAAGTGAAGAAGATATTTGTGGGAGGCCTGAAAGAGGACGTGGATGAGCAGCACCTGAGTGATTACTTTTCTCAGTTTGGCTCCATCGAGAAGGCCGAAGTGATTGGCGATAAAAATACAGGCAAGAAGAGAGGCTTTGGCTTTGTTTACTTTGATGACCACGACTCCGCAGACAAGGCTGTTGTGTTAAAGTATCATACAATCAATGGACATAAGATCGAGGTTAAAAAGGCCCTCTCTAAGCAGGAGATGCAGGCTGCGACGACATCCCGTGGAGGCAGTCGTGGACGAGGAGGGCGTGGAACCGGTAGAACCCAAAATGGCTTTGGAGGCGGAAGAGGAGGCAGCTCCTATTCGAGTTACAGCGGCGGCTACGGTGACGGTTATGGCGGTGCTAATACTAGC includes these proteins:
- the LOC114660330 gene encoding heterogeneous nuclear ribonucleoprotein A0-like; this translates as MENQLCKLFIGGLNINTTDDGLRKHFEQYGTLTDCVVVQNQQLKRSRCFGFVSYSTPAEADAAMAARPHVVDGNNVELKRAVAREDAGKPEALAKVKKIFVGGLKEDVDEQHLSDYFSQFGSIEKAEVIGDKNTGKKRGFGFVYFDDHDSADKAVVLKYHTINGHKIEVKKALSKQEMQAATTSRGGSRGRGGRGTGRTQNGFGGGRGGSSYSSYSGGYGDGYGGANTSYGSGYSTSYGSGYGDSQVGGYGNGYSDFSSSYGQQPSEYGAVKGSYSGRSGTQYSRGGGYSRGGYGAPY